TTGCGGTGCGGAATTGGGTGCCATTGCCACCGCGGAAGCCGCGGGCAAGCCTCAGGATTTTATTGCGGCGCTTACGGGCAACATTGCCTCTCTTAACGCGGGCCATAGAGGGAAAGGGTTAGATCAGGTGGAACGAACAGTGGGCGAGAGCGTCTCTTCTCAGGCGTAGGGCATCATCAATGTGACGCGCTCAACATCGGTGCGATCGACAACGGCCTTGGTGCCGAGGTGGCGCTTCTGCTTCGGAGTTTTGTGATCCAGCAGGTGGTTTCTGAAGGCGCGACGACGAAGGAACTTGCCAGTGCCTGTTGCTTTGAACCGCTTGGCGGCAGCTTTGCGGGTCTTCAGCTTGGGCATTGCTCTGCTCGAACGGGGCACAAACAACAACAATACGTCCCGGTGCGCCTTTTGTAGATGATTCGGCTGTTGTCGCTCTCGATGCTTCTCGGGCTCGCCTCCGGTTGTGGGGCCAGGGAGCTGGCCGCTCCATCACCATCCGATGAGGTGCCAGTCGTCGTGGTACCGGCCACCCATCGCTCGGTTCCCCGCCCTCCGCAGTTGTCTCGGGCGGAGCCCGTTCTCTGGGTGGCCCTCCAGGATCATCTCGGTTCCCATCCAGCGGCGATGCCGCTTCAGCTATCGAGTGCCGGTGCTCCGCTCACGCTTGAAGACGGGGCCGGGCGGAGTTGGACGGCTGCCAGTTTCACCGTGCGCTGGCGAGCGATGGCATTGCCAGAACCAGTAACGCTGGCCCGACGGATTGCCGGTCCGTTTGCGAGTTTCGAATCGGCGGAGCGCTTCGCTCAGCGCTGGCGAGCGTTGGGGGTGACGGTATCTGTGGCCCATCCCAAAGACTGGGAGGTTTGGGCTCCTCAGGGTTCGATCGTCCCGGAAGGGGCCCAGGTGCGCGACTGGACCCGTCGTGT
The DNA window shown above is from Synechococcus sp. CC9902 and carries:
- the rpmI gene encoding 50S ribosomal protein L35, with translation MPKLKTRKAAAKRFKATGTGKFLRRRAFRNHLLDHKTPKQKRHLGTKAVVDRTDVERVTLMMPYA